Proteins from a single region of Mumia flava:
- a CDS encoding alpha/beta fold hydrolase, with translation MSGIVHTRRGRGEPLVLIHGIGHRKEAWAPVIDRLAEHHDVIAVDLPGFGASAPLDEGSADGMHAYVEAMEDLFDDLGLSHPHVVGNSLGGAIALELAARGSVRTATALSPAGFWTEGGRLWAFAVLLGIRASALMPPGVIRWVGAHRWARGAAMASLHAHPTRLSQEAFLGDVAALRDCTAFGRVLRAGSRYRYRGRPRVPATIAWGTADRILLPSQAGRARQQLVDAAHVPLPGCGHVPMIDDPGLVARVVLDRSRSATPTTSERAA, from the coding sequence GTGTCCGGAATCGTGCACACCCGTCGCGGCCGGGGCGAGCCCCTGGTCCTGATCCACGGGATCGGCCACCGCAAGGAGGCCTGGGCGCCGGTGATCGACCGGCTCGCCGAGCACCACGACGTGATCGCGGTCGACCTGCCCGGCTTCGGCGCCTCCGCGCCCCTCGACGAGGGCAGTGCCGACGGCATGCACGCGTACGTCGAGGCGATGGAGGACCTCTTCGACGACCTCGGCCTGTCGCACCCTCACGTCGTCGGCAACTCCCTCGGTGGGGCGATCGCCCTCGAGCTCGCGGCACGTGGCAGCGTCCGCACCGCCACGGCGCTCTCCCCCGCCGGCTTCTGGACCGAGGGAGGCCGACTGTGGGCGTTCGCGGTCCTCCTCGGCATCCGGGCGTCAGCGCTGATGCCGCCGGGCGTGATCCGCTGGGTCGGCGCCCACCGTTGGGCACGCGGAGCGGCGATGGCGAGCCTCCACGCCCACCCCACCCGGTTGTCGCAGGAGGCGTTCCTCGGCGACGTCGCCGCACTGCGCGACTGCACGGCCTTCGGCCGCGTGCTGCGCGCCGGCTCCCGCTACCGCTACCGAGGTCGGCCCCGCGTGCCCGCCACGATCGCGTGGGGCACCGCCGACCGGATCCTGCTGCCGAGCCAGGCCGGTCGGGCACGCCAGCAGCTGGTGGACGCGGCACACGTCCCGCTCCCCGGTTGCGGGCACGTGCCGATGATCGACGACCCCGGCCTGGTCGCGCGGGTGGTGCTCGACCGGAGCCGCTCCGCGACGCCGACGACCTCGGAACGGGCCGCCTGA
- a CDS encoding MSCRAMM family protein, which translates to MASARRRAAAVAAGVLLAALTASPGASEQAGYAQWTFEGTPGAYQGTVTLPGLGFPAATFTSDSRGGSGVGVISGVSAYVNAATPVGQVYGSSQGQPYLNLRPRADNAAAPSVTTYVFASPTPAQQWGFGVSDIDADAVVVSATVADGAGAREATAADLGFQGGFNYCSFGSPRPAGCVDSLGDVPTWDPSTLTLTGNPQAADTVGAAGWFQPPARLRSLTLTFVRRAGLPLYATSFFNTTHSLGGSVVDVSSGAGSCPLADVRVRLLDQNGRDLGTVPVGVDGSYDFGEVASQAGYRVLVEPPSGCVAVGGVEKVVDASTDVVAPDLQVRTIVPQSVSGTVTDDDGLPLVGVTVTLTGPEGASVTTTDGLGRYLFDDNALGADYVVSVTPPAGYTGTLTLPPFDIDDAPVTGQDFVLSAVEPTPTPTPSSAPTPTMTPTPAPTSVPPSSATPAPTSVPPPPSEPPEPGQQPVSGGGLPDTGGLVLGLIGTALVLVGVGVATLVAGRRRDRAGRTRPPA; encoded by the coding sequence ATGGCCAGCGCCAGGCGCAGGGCAGCGGCGGTCGCGGCGGGGGTGCTGCTGGCCGCGCTCACTGCCTCCCCCGGGGCATCCGAGCAGGCCGGCTACGCGCAATGGACCTTCGAGGGCACCCCCGGGGCTTACCAGGGCACCGTCACACTGCCCGGACTCGGGTTCCCGGCCGCCACGTTCACCTCCGACTCGCGCGGTGGTTCGGGTGTCGGCGTGATCTCCGGAGTCAGCGCGTACGTCAACGCTGCGACGCCGGTCGGTCAGGTGTACGGCTCCAGTCAGGGGCAGCCGTACCTCAACCTCCGTCCGCGCGCGGACAACGCCGCCGCGCCGTCGGTCACCACGTACGTCTTCGCGTCTCCGACCCCGGCCCAGCAGTGGGGGTTCGGGGTCTCCGACATCGACGCCGACGCGGTCGTGGTGAGCGCGACCGTCGCCGACGGGGCGGGTGCGCGCGAGGCGACGGCGGCCGACCTCGGCTTCCAGGGAGGCTTCAACTACTGCTCGTTCGGCTCCCCGCGTCCGGCGGGGTGTGTCGACTCGCTCGGCGACGTGCCGACCTGGGATCCGTCCACTCTGACCCTGACGGGCAACCCCCAGGCTGCCGACACGGTCGGAGCGGCGGGCTGGTTCCAGCCGCCGGCACGCCTGCGGTCGTTGACGCTCACCTTCGTGCGGCGGGCAGGCCTCCCGCTGTACGCCACGAGCTTCTTCAACACCACCCACAGCCTCGGCGGCTCGGTCGTCGACGTGTCGTCCGGGGCGGGCTCGTGCCCGCTCGCGGACGTCCGGGTCCGGCTGCTCGATCAGAACGGCCGCGACCTCGGCACCGTTCCCGTCGGTGTCGACGGCTCGTACGACTTCGGCGAGGTCGCGTCCCAGGCGGGCTACCGCGTGCTCGTGGAGCCGCCGTCGGGATGCGTGGCCGTCGGCGGCGTGGAGAAGGTCGTCGACGCGAGCACTGACGTCGTGGCTCCGGACCTGCAGGTCCGCACGATCGTCCCGCAGTCGGTCTCGGGCACCGTGACCGACGACGACGGGCTCCCGCTCGTCGGCGTCACCGTCACGCTGACCGGTCCGGAGGGAGCGTCCGTCACCACCACCGACGGCCTCGGCCGCTACCTCTTCGACGACAACGCCCTCGGTGCGGACTACGTCGTCTCGGTGACGCCGCCTGCCGGGTACACCGGGACGCTGACGCTCCCCCCGTTCGACATCGACGACGCGCCGGTCACGGGCCAGGACTTCGTGCTCAGCGCGGTCGAGCCGACACCGACGCCCACGCCGAGCTCGGCCCCGACCCCGACCATGACGCCGACCCCGGCACCGACCTCGGTGCCGCCGTCGAGTGCGACGCCGGCTCCGACGTCGGTGCCGCCACCGCCGTCGGAGCCACCGGAACCCGGCCAGCAGCCCGTCTCGGGCGGAGGCCTGCCTGATACCGGTGGCCTGGTGCTCGGGCTGATCGGCACCGCACTGGTGCTGGTCGGGGTCGGAGTCGCGACCCTCGTCGCCGGTCGTCGGCGCGACCGGGCGGGTCGGACCCGCCCGCCCGCTTGA
- a CDS encoding CaiB/BaiF CoA transferase family protein translates to MTETPKGSGPLAGLRVVEIAGIGPGPFAAMLLADLGAEVVRVDRTKAGGLVVLPQDRDLLARGRPSIAVDLKQPAGVEVVLRLVESADVLIEGFRPGVAERLGIGPDVCLERNQRLVYGRMTGWGQDGPLAQSAGHDVNYISVAGALDPIGRADGPPQIPMNLLGDFAGGSMYLVVGILSAVLEARSSGHGQVVDAAIVDGAAHLLTMITNFQQVGAWNDARGTNLLDSGAPFYDVYETADGRWMSVGALEPQFYDELVKLLELDAGEAPPLPDRNDPSQWPRLRALLAARFAERTQAEWAEVFDGTDACVAPVVPMREAPEHPHLVARGTYVEHDDVVQAAPAPRFSRTPASLGRGPVKPGTDTRSVLEAWGVADADALLEAGAVVQRDDG, encoded by the coding sequence GTGACTGAGACACCGAAGGGCTCCGGCCCGCTCGCAGGGCTCCGGGTCGTCGAGATCGCCGGGATCGGGCCCGGACCGTTCGCGGCGATGCTGCTCGCGGACCTCGGCGCCGAGGTCGTGCGCGTCGACCGGACCAAGGCGGGAGGCCTGGTCGTCCTGCCGCAGGACCGCGACCTGCTCGCGCGCGGCCGACCGTCCATCGCCGTCGACCTCAAGCAGCCGGCGGGGGTCGAGGTCGTCCTCCGGCTCGTCGAGAGCGCCGACGTCCTGATCGAGGGGTTCCGGCCCGGCGTCGCCGAGCGCCTCGGCATCGGTCCCGACGTCTGCCTCGAGCGCAACCAGCGCCTGGTGTACGGCCGGATGACCGGGTGGGGCCAGGACGGCCCGCTCGCCCAGTCGGCCGGCCACGACGTCAACTACATCTCCGTCGCCGGCGCACTCGACCCGATCGGCCGCGCGGACGGGCCGCCGCAGATCCCGATGAACCTGCTCGGCGACTTCGCCGGCGGGTCGATGTACCTGGTCGTGGGCATCCTGTCCGCGGTCCTCGAGGCCCGGTCGTCCGGTCACGGCCAGGTCGTGGACGCGGCGATCGTGGACGGCGCGGCGCACCTGCTGACGATGATCACGAACTTCCAGCAGGTCGGCGCCTGGAACGACGCGCGCGGCACCAACCTGCTGGACTCGGGGGCCCCGTTCTACGACGTGTACGAGACGGCGGACGGTCGCTGGATGTCCGTGGGGGCGCTCGAGCCGCAGTTCTACGACGAGCTCGTCAAGCTGCTCGAGCTCGACGCCGGGGAGGCGCCACCACTTCCCGACCGCAACGACCCGTCGCAGTGGCCGCGGCTGCGTGCGCTGCTCGCCGCCCGATTCGCTGAGCGGACACAGGCCGAGTGGGCCGAGGTGTTCGACGGGACCGACGCGTGCGTCGCGCCCGTCGTCCCGATGCGCGAGGCGCCCGAGCACCCGCATCTCGTCGCGCGGGGGACCTACGTCGAGCACGACGACGTCGTGCAGGCCGCGCCCGCACCGCGCTTCTCGCGCACGCCCGCGTCGCTGGGCCGCGGTCCCGTCAAGCCCGGCACCGACACGCGCTCGGTCCTCGAGGCGTGGGGAGTCGCCGACGCCGACGCCCTGCTCGAGGCCGGGGCCGTCGTCCAGCGCGACGACGGCTGA
- a CDS encoding acyl-CoA dehydrogenase family protein produces MERTLFTPDHDAFRASFRTFVEKEIAPYHAQWEVDGIVSRDMWLEAGKQGFLGFMMPEEYGGGGVDDFRFNAIVEEELARAGASGVGFALHNDLVSGYLLSYATDEQKARWLPGFCSGETITAIAMTEPGTGSDLQSIATTAVDQGDHYLVNGQKTFISNGILSDLVIVAVKTNPDAGAMGVSLLVLERGMEGFERGRNLDKLGLKAQDTAELFFTDVRVPKENLLGEEGKGFIYLMEKLPQERLTISVTAAAACRHVIDMTLEYVKERTAFGRPIGSFQNSRFTLAELETEQQIAQVYVDRSIMELNAGRLSVADAAMGKWWTTELQKKTVDKCLQLFGGYGFMSEYPISKAYADTRIQTIYGGTTEIMKEIIGRSMGI; encoded by the coding sequence ATGGAACGCACGCTCTTCACCCCTGACCACGACGCCTTCCGCGCGTCGTTTCGGACCTTCGTCGAGAAGGAGATCGCGCCGTACCACGCCCAGTGGGAGGTCGACGGGATCGTCTCGCGCGACATGTGGCTCGAGGCCGGCAAGCAGGGCTTCCTCGGGTTCATGATGCCGGAGGAGTACGGAGGAGGCGGCGTCGACGACTTCCGGTTCAACGCGATCGTCGAGGAGGAGCTGGCGCGCGCGGGTGCGTCCGGAGTCGGCTTCGCGCTGCACAACGACCTGGTGTCCGGCTACCTCCTGTCGTACGCGACCGACGAGCAGAAGGCGCGCTGGCTCCCCGGGTTCTGCAGCGGCGAGACGATCACCGCGATCGCGATGACCGAGCCGGGCACGGGCTCGGACCTCCAGTCGATCGCGACCACCGCGGTCGACCAGGGCGACCACTACCTGGTCAACGGCCAGAAGACCTTCATCTCCAACGGCATCCTCTCCGACCTCGTGATCGTGGCCGTGAAGACGAACCCGGACGCCGGCGCGATGGGTGTCTCGCTGCTCGTGCTCGAGCGCGGGATGGAGGGCTTCGAGCGCGGGCGCAACCTCGACAAGCTCGGCCTCAAGGCGCAGGACACCGCCGAGCTGTTCTTCACCGATGTGCGCGTGCCGAAGGAGAACCTGCTCGGCGAGGAGGGCAAGGGCTTCATCTATCTGATGGAGAAGCTCCCGCAGGAGCGGCTGACGATCTCGGTCACCGCCGCGGCCGCGTGCCGCCACGTGATCGACATGACCCTGGAGTACGTGAAGGAGCGCACCGCGTTCGGGCGTCCGATCGGGTCGTTCCAGAACAGTCGCTTCACCCTCGCCGAGCTGGAGACCGAGCAGCAGATCGCGCAGGTCTACGTGGATCGCTCGATCATGGAGCTGAACGCCGGCCGGCTGTCGGTCGCCGACGCGGCGATGGGCAAGTGGTGGACCACCGAGCTGCAGAAGAAGACCGTGGACAAGTGCCTCCAGCTCTTCGGCGGGTACGGGTTCATGAGCGAGTACCCGATCTCCAAGGCCTACGCCGACACCCGGATCCAGACGATCTACGGCGGCACGACCGAGATCATGAAGGAGATCATCGGCCGGTCGATGGGGATCTGA
- a CDS encoding DUF3592 domain-containing protein, with protein MAAFALTVLLMGTIGLILVVAGTTMLSTGLRDRDPYPRTRIPGRVVDNGSGALDASTVTVEYPLPDGTPNRVTAPVPWRGRPRGIGTPYPVWVRIHDPHDAVVVREGYGGRLQLVAGGVLLAVGVVAALVGGLLFLWLLAGTSVIS; from the coding sequence GTGGCTGCCTTCGCCCTGACCGTGCTGCTGATGGGGACCATCGGGCTGATCCTCGTGGTCGCCGGGACCACCATGCTGTCCACCGGCCTGCGCGATCGCGACCCCTACCCTCGCACACGCATCCCCGGGCGCGTGGTCGACAACGGCTCCGGCGCCCTCGACGCGAGCACGGTCACCGTCGAGTACCCGCTCCCGGACGGCACCCCGAACCGCGTCACCGCACCGGTGCCGTGGCGGGGGCGGCCACGCGGGATCGGCACCCCGTACCCCGTCTGGGTCCGCATCCACGACCCCCACGACGCGGTGGTGGTGAGGGAGGGGTACGGGGGGCGCCTGCAGCTGGTCGCCGGCGGCGTGCTGCTCGCGGTCGGCGTGGTCGCCGCGCTCGTGGGCGGGCTGCTCTTCCTGTGGCTCCTGGCCGGCACCAGCGTCATCAGCTGA
- a CDS encoding TetR/AcrR family transcriptional regulator, with protein sequence MRSKPAILAATVSLIEAGGFDAVTISAVAKEAGVTRQTVYSNVGTLEDLVSEAMIGVATESLAEVREVTAATRTARAFVVELIVASRRVVRERPVLARLLVPDAGNPVFDRDMMARALPVARATLAPITERSPGLVRHLDEIAEVVVRLALSVLMFDSAAVRSDEDLRSFLERWLGESVTLLDT encoded by the coding sequence ATGCGATCCAAGCCCGCGATCCTCGCCGCGACCGTGAGCCTGATCGAGGCCGGCGGCTTCGACGCGGTCACGATCTCCGCGGTGGCGAAGGAGGCCGGGGTGACCCGGCAGACCGTCTACTCCAACGTCGGTACGCTCGAGGACCTCGTGTCCGAGGCGATGATCGGGGTCGCGACCGAGTCGCTGGCCGAGGTGCGGGAGGTGACGGCCGCGACCCGGACCGCACGGGCCTTCGTCGTCGAGCTGATCGTCGCGTCGCGGCGCGTCGTGCGTGAGCGGCCGGTGCTGGCGCGTCTCCTCGTGCCGGACGCCGGCAACCCGGTCTTCGACCGCGACATGATGGCGCGGGCCCTGCCGGTGGCCCGGGCGACCCTGGCGCCGATCACCGAGCGCTCGCCCGGACTCGTACGGCACCTGGACGAGATCGCCGAGGTCGTCGTACGCCTGGCGCTGTCGGTGCTGATGTTCGACAGCGCTGCGGTCCGCAGCGACGAGGACCTCCGGTCGTTCCTGGAGCGGTGGTTAGGCGAGAGTGTCACTCTTCTTGACACTTGA
- a CDS encoding GMC oxidoreductase: MDQPAAPRSLSRRTLLGAGAALGAGVALGTGASSAAALTRVPVTREERRVVIIGSGFGGGVAALRFAQAGVPVTVLERGKRWPTGPDADTFPTLSSLDERALWYGSASQVLGRPVSLAPYVGLLEAVVGQNMVATCAAGVGGGSLVYQGMTLQPSEEVFAHCLPEELDYARMDAVHYPRVARMLQLETAPDELVASPTYKPARVFADHVRREGYALEKIPMPIDWSYALRELDGEMKASYTNGDSALGVNNGGKHSVDVTYIKQAEDTGLVDLLIQHNVVDIERASDGRWTVHVDRTDERGTILEKKIITTRTLVMAAGSLNTTKLLVRSVGRGHIPAIDGLGTNWGTNGDRIYVWTSLAENFGSVQGGPVVYGTKDWSDPARANTIIQASIPGLGINVRSTMMVGFGVSEARGRFTYDGWRDSAELTWPKNGDAELFDAIHRRAKRIAAPLGFLTDTNAVVPSTWHGLGGVAMGTSCDLEGRVHDMPGLYVLDGALIPGTTAACNPSMTIAAVAERAMDEIVAHDVGTLI, translated from the coding sequence ATGGATCAACCAGCCGCACCCCGGTCGCTGTCGCGCCGCACCCTGCTCGGCGCAGGTGCGGCACTCGGAGCAGGCGTCGCGCTCGGGACGGGCGCGTCGTCGGCGGCGGCGCTCACTCGTGTTCCGGTCACGCGCGAGGAGCGACGGGTCGTGATCATCGGGTCGGGCTTCGGCGGCGGCGTCGCGGCCCTGCGGTTCGCCCAGGCCGGCGTGCCGGTCACGGTCCTCGAGCGTGGCAAGCGCTGGCCGACCGGCCCGGACGCCGACACGTTCCCCACGCTGTCGAGCCTCGACGAGCGGGCCCTGTGGTACGGCTCCGCGAGCCAGGTGCTCGGCCGACCGGTCTCCCTCGCTCCGTACGTCGGACTGCTCGAGGCCGTGGTCGGCCAGAACATGGTCGCGACCTGCGCAGCCGGCGTGGGCGGCGGCTCGCTGGTCTATCAGGGGATGACGCTCCAGCCGAGCGAGGAGGTCTTCGCACACTGCCTGCCCGAGGAGCTCGACTACGCCCGCATGGACGCGGTCCACTACCCCCGTGTCGCCCGGATGCTCCAGCTCGAGACCGCGCCCGACGAGCTGGTCGCCAGCCCGACGTACAAGCCGGCTCGCGTCTTCGCCGACCACGTCCGGCGGGAGGGCTACGCGCTGGAGAAGATCCCGATGCCGATCGACTGGTCGTACGCCCTGCGGGAGCTCGACGGTGAGATGAAGGCGTCCTACACCAACGGCGACTCCGCGCTCGGCGTCAACAACGGAGGCAAGCACTCCGTCGACGTCACCTACATCAAGCAGGCCGAGGACACCGGACTGGTCGACCTGCTGATCCAGCACAACGTCGTCGACATCGAGCGTGCGAGCGACGGGCGGTGGACCGTGCACGTCGACCGCACGGACGAGCGCGGCACGATCCTCGAGAAGAAGATCATCACGACGCGCACGCTCGTGATGGCCGCCGGGAGTCTCAACACCACGAAGCTGCTGGTCCGCTCCGTCGGCCGCGGCCACATCCCCGCGATCGACGGGCTGGGCACCAACTGGGGGACCAACGGCGACCGGATCTACGTCTGGACCAGCCTCGCCGAGAACTTCGGGTCGGTGCAGGGCGGCCCGGTCGTCTACGGCACGAAGGACTGGTCGGACCCCGCCCGCGCCAACACCATCATCCAGGCCTCCATCCCCGGACTCGGGATCAACGTCCGGTCCACGATGATGGTCGGGTTCGGGGTCAGCGAGGCGCGCGGTCGGTTCACCTACGACGGCTGGAGGGACTCCGCGGAGCTGACCTGGCCGAAGAACGGTGACGCCGAGCTGTTCGACGCGATCCATCGGCGCGCGAAGAGGATCGCCGCTCCGCTCGGCTTCCTCACCGACACCAACGCCGTCGTCCCGAGCACCTGGCACGGACTCGGCGGCGTCGCGATGGGGACGTCGTGCGACCTCGAGGGGCGTGTGCACGACATGCCAGGGCTGTACGTGCTGGACGGAGCGCTCATCCCCGGCACGACCGCGGCCTGCAATCCCTCGATGACCATCGCGGCCGTCGCCGAGCGGGCCATGGACGAGATCGTCGCCCACGACGTCGGCACGCTGATCTGA
- a CDS encoding DUF4255 domain-containing protein: MSTSFPIATVTAALRSLLRAQVPLVDDELADLAVTTQPPDRARQQIGVPSLDLYLYATSLGGTSLGGAGMGGGQPPPGPVFGRDRGRSAAPPVLDLHYLLTAYGPSGDRDTVDQRILGAAMGVLHDRPVLSGADEVPGSGPSDATPPFDSVRIAPTPLSIDDLAHLWSALRTPLRLSAAYTASVVPFRPDV; this comes from the coding sequence ATGAGCACGTCGTTCCCGATCGCGACCGTCACGGCGGCGCTCCGCTCGCTGCTGCGTGCTCAGGTCCCGCTCGTCGACGACGAGCTCGCCGACCTCGCCGTCACCACCCAACCGCCGGACCGGGCACGCCAGCAGATCGGGGTGCCGTCCCTCGACCTCTACCTCTACGCCACGAGCCTGGGCGGCACGAGCCTCGGCGGCGCGGGCATGGGCGGCGGCCAGCCGCCGCCGGGACCGGTCTTCGGCCGTGACCGCGGCAGGTCGGCGGCGCCGCCGGTGCTCGACCTCCACTACCTGCTCACGGCGTACGGTCCGTCGGGCGACCGCGACACCGTCGACCAGCGGATCCTCGGCGCGGCGATGGGGGTGCTGCACGACCGGCCCGTGCTCTCCGGCGCGGACGAGGTTCCGGGGTCCGGGCCGAGTGACGCGACTCCTCCGTTCGACTCCGTACGGATCGCGCCGACCCCGCTGTCGATCGACGACCTCGCCCACCTCTGGAGTGCCTTGCGCACCCCGCTCCGGCTGTCCGCCGCCTACACGGCGTCGGTCGTGCCGTTCCGGCCGGACGTGTAG
- a CDS encoding MFS transporter, which yields MTSPATSSHLHAPAASPFSQPKAVWAVAFACVVSFMGIGLVDPILPAIASDLDASPSQVTLLFTSYLVVTAVAMLVTGWVSSRIGAKRTLIAGLAVIVVFAALAGASDSIGQIVGFRAGWGVGNALFIATSLAVIVASASGGFVGAIILYEAALGLGIAVGPLLGGLLGELSWRGPFFGVAALMSIALIATLVLVEPMPIPERKVSVLDPIRALRHRGLLTLSLTALFYNWAFFTVLGYTPFPMDLGAIQLGFVFFAWGLLVALFSVVGAPRLQARFGLARTLYANLALFAVVVLVIAIFVEDRAVLIGAVITAGVFIGINNTVTTQAVMTISPVDRPIASAAYGFVRFIGGGLAPFAAGKMVEAWNIRVPFYIASAALVVAIAILATAHRQLGEAELAQAESVEVPAEAPPAEAPPVEAGRSGDRDPAAVPVDHVVRQPVRVDAETDGITVAAIDASSQAAEVVAAAGRLAARYGRTVHVVHAQESAITPDGAVETEAFAAAQALVRTHLVALADAGVPAVGHVLRHVRGHGAAGRTVAEYANAHHAHALVIGVPEHGGLAALMEESASAELWRHARSSIVIVNPERDPVAV from the coding sequence GTGACCTCACCTGCGACCTCGTCGCACCTCCACGCCCCCGCGGCGAGCCCGTTCAGCCAGCCCAAGGCGGTGTGGGCGGTCGCGTTCGCCTGCGTCGTCTCGTTCATGGGCATCGGCCTCGTGGACCCGATCCTGCCGGCGATCGCCTCCGACCTGGACGCGTCGCCGAGCCAGGTGACCCTGCTGTTCACGAGCTATCTGGTCGTGACCGCGGTCGCGATGCTCGTCACGGGGTGGGTGTCCAGCCGGATCGGCGCCAAGCGCACCCTGATCGCGGGCCTCGCCGTCATCGTCGTGTTCGCCGCGCTCGCCGGCGCGTCGGACAGCATCGGGCAGATCGTCGGATTCCGTGCCGGGTGGGGCGTCGGGAACGCGCTGTTCATCGCGACCTCGCTCGCCGTCATCGTGGCGTCGGCGTCGGGCGGGTTCGTGGGCGCGATCATCCTGTACGAGGCCGCGCTCGGGCTCGGGATCGCCGTGGGGCCGCTGCTCGGCGGCCTGCTCGGCGAGCTGAGCTGGCGCGGGCCGTTCTTCGGGGTCGCCGCCCTGATGTCGATCGCGCTGATCGCGACGCTCGTGCTGGTCGAGCCGATGCCGATCCCCGAGAGGAAGGTGTCGGTCCTCGACCCGATCCGGGCGCTGCGGCACCGCGGCCTGCTCACGCTCTCGCTCACCGCGCTCTTCTACAACTGGGCGTTCTTCACCGTCCTCGGCTACACGCCGTTCCCGATGGACCTGGGCGCGATCCAGCTCGGGTTCGTGTTCTTCGCGTGGGGGCTGCTCGTGGCGCTGTTCTCGGTCGTCGGCGCTCCCCGGCTCCAGGCGCGCTTCGGTCTCGCCCGCACCCTGTACGCGAACCTCGCGCTGTTCGCGGTCGTCGTGCTGGTGATCGCGATCTTCGTCGAGGACCGAGCCGTGCTCATCGGCGCCGTGATCACCGCCGGCGTCTTCATCGGCATCAACAACACGGTGACGACGCAGGCCGTCATGACGATCTCGCCCGTGGATCGACCGATCGCCTCGGCAGCGTACGGGTTCGTGCGGTTCATCGGAGGCGGGCTCGCGCCGTTCGCGGCCGGGAAGATGGTCGAGGCGTGGAACATCCGCGTGCCCTTCTACATCGCCTCCGCCGCGCTCGTCGTCGCGATCGCGATCCTCGCGACGGCGCACCGGCAGCTCGGTGAGGCCGAGCTCGCGCAGGCCGAGTCCGTCGAGGTGCCGGCCGAGGCCCCGCCGGCCGAGGCCCCGCCGGTCGAGGCCGGGCGGAGCGGGGATCGAGACCCTGCCGCGGTCCCGGTCGACCACGTCGTACGGCAGCCCGTGCGGGTGGACGCGGAGACCGACGGCATCACCGTGGCTGCGATCGACGCGTCCTCGCAGGCGGCCGAGGTGGTCGCGGCGGCGGGACGGCTCGCGGCCCGCTACGGACGCACCGTGCACGTCGTCCACGCGCAGGAGAGTGCGATCACGCCGGACGGCGCCGTCGAGACCGAGGCCTTCGCGGCTGCGCAGGCGCTGGTCCGTACGCACCTGGTCGCCCTCGCCGATGCGGGCGTCCCCGCGGTCGGGCACGTCCTGCGGCACGTTCGCGGCCACGGCGCCGCGGGGCGGACGGTCGCCGAGTACGCCAACGCCCACCACGCCCACGCCCTCGTGATCGGCGTGCCCGAGCACGGCGGCCTCGCCGCTCTGATGGAGGAGTCGGCGAGCGCGGAGCTGTGGCGCCACGCCCGCAGCAGCATCGTGATCGTGAACCCCGAGCGCGACCCTGTCGCCGTCTGA
- a CDS encoding MarR family winged helix-turn-helix transcriptional regulator, translating into MHSAQAPELAGAIERLSTLLRHLSPAGLSLTAAATLATLSRSGPIRLTQLAAIEGVSQPAMTQLVTRLERTGLVARSSDPGDRRAVLVALTSDGEAELASRRATRTERLAEMLAHLSPADQQALADARPAFDALIRLVDPRTEGDPS; encoded by the coding sequence ATGCATTCTGCCCAGGCCCCCGAGCTCGCCGGCGCGATCGAGCGCCTCAGCACGCTGCTGCGTCACCTCAGCCCGGCCGGCCTCTCGCTGACCGCGGCGGCGACGCTGGCCACGCTGTCGCGCTCCGGCCCGATCCGGCTCACGCAGCTCGCCGCGATCGAAGGCGTCTCCCAGCCCGCGATGACCCAGCTGGTCACCCGCCTCGAGCGCACGGGCCTGGTCGCGCGGTCGTCCGACCCCGGCGACCGCCGGGCCGTGCTCGTCGCACTCACGTCCGACGGCGAGGCCGAGCTGGCGAGTCGTCGAGCGACCCGCACCGAGCGGCTGGCCGAGATGCTCGCCCACCTGTCCCCGGCCGACCAGCAGGCTCTCGCCGACGCCCGGCCTGCGTTCGACGCACTGATCAGGCTCGTCGACCCCCGTACGGAAGGAGATCCCTCGTGA
- a CDS encoding universal stress protein, with amino-acid sequence MADTPERIGTIVVGTDGSAGAERALHWAIEEASLRGTALQVVVAVDPSGSSVTSADDGETVAETVRAQARRIDPEAEVSVGVHEGAPVDVLLSVAAGAQLLVVGSHGTSSIRHNALGSVSDVLARVSPCPVVILPMGAA; translated from the coding sequence ATGGCTGACACACCGGAACGGATCGGGACGATCGTGGTGGGCACGGACGGCTCCGCCGGGGCGGAGCGGGCGCTGCACTGGGCGATCGAGGAAGCGTCACTGCGCGGGACGGCGCTCCAGGTCGTCGTCGCGGTCGACCCGTCCGGGTCCTCGGTGACGAGCGCGGACGACGGCGAGACCGTGGCAGAGACCGTACGAGCGCAGGCGCGCCGCATCGATCCCGAGGCCGAGGTCAGTGTCGGTGTGCACGAAGGGGCGCCGGTCGACGTCCTGCTGTCGGTGGCGGCCGGGGCGCAGCTGCTCGTCGTCGGGAGCCACGGGACGTCGTCGATCCGGCACAACGCGCTCGGCTCCGTCAGCGACGTGCTGGCACGCGTGTCGCCGTGCCCGGTCGTGATCCTGCCCATGGGCGCCGCCTGA